In one Nostoc sp. KVJ3 genomic region, the following are encoded:
- a CDS encoding site-2 protease family protein, giving the protein MFTLSETSILAAILLVALGILGWGFYRARPFGKLGILAWLQSVVLMTPWLLFFGLFALGIYINIAGILFLVVTSAGLYVYLGRQLRAAGQDAILKQRATERLAADSLLQANSPQATVAELKAEIPPIPEEDLNAIKGIFGIDTFFATETIAYQDGAIFKGNLRGEPEETHNRLTASLQQRLGDQYRLFLVENTDGRPVIIVLPSRNDPKPMLRSQKAFAGILLIATIATNLEAAGLLLNFDLFGNPGRFQEALPIGAGIFAILVAHEIGHWLLAKRHQIRLSWPFFLPAVQIGSFGAITRFESLLPNRKVLFDIALAGPAAGGIVSLLMLVTGLLLSQPGSLFQLPNQFFQGSILVGSLARVVLGSALQSPLVSIHPLVVIGWLGLIITALNLMPAGQLDGGRIVQAIYGRKTAGRATIATLILLAIVSLGNMIAMYWAIVIFFLQRDQERPSLNEVTEPDDARAALGLLALFLMITTLLPLTPGLAGRLGIG; this is encoded by the coding sequence ATGTTTACTTTATCAGAAACTTCTATCCTGGCGGCAATCCTACTGGTAGCTTTAGGCATTTTGGGCTGGGGCTTTTATCGCGCCAGACCTTTTGGTAAGCTGGGAATCTTAGCCTGGTTACAATCGGTGGTGTTGATGACTCCCTGGCTCTTGTTTTTTGGATTGTTTGCCCTAGGGATTTACATCAATATAGCGGGTATATTGTTCTTAGTGGTGACTTCCGCCGGATTGTACGTCTACTTGGGCAGACAATTACGCGCAGCTGGGCAAGATGCCATCCTCAAGCAACGCGCAACAGAAAGACTCGCCGCTGATTCTTTACTTCAAGCAAATTCTCCACAAGCAACAGTAGCAGAATTGAAAGCGGAAATCCCACCGATACCAGAAGAGGACTTGAATGCAATTAAAGGTATCTTTGGTATCGATACGTTTTTTGCCACAGAAACCATCGCGTATCAAGATGGAGCCATTTTCAAAGGTAATTTGCGGGGAGAACCAGAAGAGACTCATAACCGTCTAACTGCAAGTTTACAGCAACGCCTTGGCGATCAATATCGCCTGTTTTTAGTGGAAAATACAGACGGCAGACCGGTCATAATTGTTCTACCAAGCCGCAACGATCCCAAGCCGATGTTGCGATCGCAAAAAGCTTTTGCAGGTATTCTGTTGATAGCAACCATTGCTACTAATTTAGAAGCTGCGGGCTTATTGCTGAATTTTGATCTCTTTGGCAATCCAGGGCGCTTTCAAGAAGCTTTACCCATAGGCGCTGGGATATTTGCGATTTTAGTAGCTCACGAAATCGGTCATTGGTTACTTGCTAAACGTCATCAAATCCGCCTTAGTTGGCCTTTCTTTCTGCCGGCTGTGCAAATTGGTTCCTTTGGTGCAATTACCCGCTTTGAATCTCTGTTACCCAACCGCAAGGTATTATTTGATATTGCCTTAGCAGGGCCAGCCGCAGGTGGTATTGTCTCTTTGCTAATGCTGGTGACAGGCTTACTACTTTCCCAACCAGGTAGTTTATTCCAATTGCCCAATCAGTTTTTCCAAGGGTCAATTTTGGTGGGAAGCTTGGCGCGAGTTGTCCTTGGTTCGGCGTTGCAGTCGCCCCTGGTAAGTATTCATCCCCTAGTGGTGATTGGTTGGCTGGGATTAATAATTACCGCTTTGAATTTAATGCCCGCAGGACAATTAGATGGTGGGCGCATTGTTCAGGCGATTTATGGACGCAAAACCGCAGGACGCGCAACGATCGCAACTTTAATTCTGCTAGCGATAGTGTCTCTCGGTAATATGATTGCCATGTACTGGGCGATCGTGATTTTCTTCTTGCAACGGGATCAAGAACGCCCCAGTTTAAATGAAGTCACTGAACCCGATGATGCTAGAGCCGCTTTAGGTCTTTTGGCTCTATTCTTGATGATTACTACACTTCTACCCCTAACTCCTGGCTTGGCTGGGCGTTTGGGAATAGGATAG
- a CDS encoding histone deacetylase family protein, whose protein sequence is MLPVIYSDEFLDHTTGKYHPEKPERLIAIANALKAATFADKIIWRSPTPVSEQPSLMSMLVKAHSPAYIRKLWQIASSGGGPLDGDTPVSPRSYDVALLAVSAWLDGVEAVLKSANPAFVLARPPGHHAESDAGMGFCLFSNAAIAAFFALEQPGVSRVAILDWDVHHGNGTQAIVESDARIAYCSLHQYPCYPGTGRATECGFHNNVLNLPVPPGSDIATYQPLFEKQVVPFLANFQADLLIVSAGYDGNADDPLASINLQPEDYGLFTDYCLGLTRKILFGLEGGYDFDTLSQSVVATIGRCLV, encoded by the coding sequence ATGCTGCCAGTCATCTATTCCGACGAATTTTTAGATCACACGACTGGAAAATACCATCCTGAAAAACCAGAACGCTTGATAGCGATCGCTAATGCCCTAAAAGCAGCTACATTCGCAGATAAAATTATCTGGCGATCGCCCACACCTGTATCAGAACAGCCATCACTGATGTCTATGTTGGTTAAAGCCCATAGTCCAGCCTACATCAGAAAACTTTGGCAAATCGCTTCTAGTGGCGGCGGCCCTTTGGATGGAGATACACCAGTTTCCCCACGGAGTTATGATGTGGCATTGTTGGCAGTTAGTGCATGGTTGGATGGTGTTGAGGCTGTATTAAAGTCGGCGAATCCAGCTTTTGTATTAGCACGTCCCCCAGGACATCATGCCGAAAGTGATGCGGGGATGGGCTTTTGTCTATTTTCTAATGCTGCGATCGCTGCTTTCTTTGCCCTCGAACAACCCGGAGTTAGCCGCGTCGCCATCCTCGATTGGGATGTGCATCATGGTAATGGTACGCAAGCGATCGTTGAAAGTGATGCACGGATCGCCTACTGTTCTCTACATCAATATCCATGTTATCCCGGTACTGGGAGAGCGACAGAATGCGGCTTTCATAATAATGTATTAAATTTACCAGTACCTCCTGGTAGTGATATTGCAACATATCAGCCACTATTTGAGAAACAGGTAGTGCCGTTTTTAGCCAACTTTCAGGCGGATTTACTGATTGTGAGTGCTGGTTATGATGGCAATGCCGACGATCCTTTAGCAAGTATCAATTTGCAGCCAGAAGACTACGGTTTATTTACTGATTATTGTCTAGGGTTAACTCGTAAAATTCTGTTTGGCTTAGAAGGTGGTTATGACTTTGATACTCTTTCTCAATCAGTTGTAGCGACGATTGGGCGTTGTTTAGTTTAA
- a CDS encoding UDP-N-acetylmuramoyl-tripeptide--D-alanyl-D-alanine ligase gives MRCSATLTQLVEVLLASPMNLSETALTQVSMGIQTDSRTLKPGEVFLALRGDKFDGHEFVATAIAKGAITAIVDFEYENPGFPVLRVKDTLKAYQQIGRWWRDRFNIPVIGVTGSVGKTTTKELIAAVLATKGRVHKTYGNYNNEIGVPKTLLELDAENDYAVIEMAMRGRGQIAELTQIARPTIGVITNVGTAHIELLGSEEAIAEAKCELLVEMSADSVAILNHDNPLLMTTAAKVWHGEVLTYGFSGGDIQGQLIDNETLEVAGIQLPLPLPGRHNATNFLAALAVAKVLGIDWASLKVGVMVDMPTGRSQRFTLANDVVILDETYNAAPEAMIAALQLLAETPGKRKIAVLGAMKELGERSQQLHQRVGETVRNLNLDGLLVLVDGEDAEAIAQSAEGIPSECFATHAELVARLKTFVQTGDRLLFKAAHSVGLDRVVNQLRAEFPR, from the coding sequence ATGCGTTGTTCTGCGACTCTAACCCAACTGGTTGAAGTTCTTTTAGCCAGTCCGATGAACTTATCTGAAACTGCTTTAACCCAAGTAAGTATGGGTATACAAACAGATAGCCGTACCCTGAAGCCGGGTGAAGTATTTCTAGCTTTGCGAGGCGATAAGTTTGATGGACATGAATTTGTGGCAACTGCGATCGCAAAGGGTGCAATAACTGCAATTGTAGATTTTGAATACGAAAATCCTGGTTTTCCAGTATTACGGGTAAAAGATACCCTCAAGGCATATCAACAAATCGGCAGATGGTGGCGCGATCGCTTTAATATTCCTGTAATTGGTGTGACAGGTTCCGTTGGTAAAACTACCACCAAAGAATTGATCGCCGCAGTTTTAGCAACCAAGGGACGAGTTCACAAAACTTATGGAAATTACAACAACGAAATTGGTGTCCCGAAAACTCTCCTAGAACTTGATGCCGAAAATGACTACGCCGTGATTGAAATGGCAATGCGGGGTAGAGGACAAATTGCCGAACTGACACAAATAGCGCGTCCAACAATTGGAGTAATTACCAATGTGGGGACAGCACATATTGAATTACTGGGTTCTGAAGAAGCGATCGCAGAGGCAAAATGTGAGTTATTAGTGGAAATGTCTGCTGATAGTGTGGCAATTCTCAACCACGATAATCCCCTCTTAATGACCACAGCAGCGAAAGTTTGGCACGGAGAAGTTTTGACTTACGGCTTTTCTGGTGGGGATATCCAAGGGCAGTTAATTGATAACGAAACTCTGGAAGTTGCGGGAATCCAACTGCCTTTACCTCTACCTGGTCGTCACAATGCGACTAATTTTTTGGCAGCTTTAGCAGTAGCAAAGGTATTGGGAATCGATTGGGCAAGCCTCAAAGTAGGTGTGATGGTGGATATGCCCACAGGACGATCGCAACGATTTACCTTAGCCAATGATGTGGTAATCTTAGATGAAACTTATAATGCTGCACCAGAAGCAATGATAGCAGCTTTGCAATTATTGGCAGAGACACCCGGAAAGCGGAAGATTGCCGTATTGGGTGCAATGAAAGAATTGGGAGAGCGATCGCAGCAGTTGCACCAGCGAGTGGGCGAAACAGTGCGAAACTTGAATTTAGACGGTTTGTTGGTTTTAGTGGATGGAGAAGATGCCGAAGCGATCGCTCAAAGTGCTGAAGGTATCCCATCGGAGTGCTTTGCAACTCATGCCGAGTTAGTGGCTAGGTTAAAGACATTTGTGCAAACAGGCGATCGTTTATTATTTAAAGCCGCCCATTCCGTGGGACTAGATCGGGTAGTCAATCAGTTACGTGCAGAATTTCCCAGATGA
- a CDS encoding bile acid:sodium symporter family protein, with protein MNEIFSLIDKLAFLTFIVATMLGTGLRLTVQQIWEPLRNTRLVILSLVANFILVPLFVYLLLQVVPLSEPLKDGFIIMAIAAGPPALPKLAQIVKGNIAFSTGLMMLLMLGTIFYMPIALPLVLEGVEVNSWDIAKPLLFLMLSPLAIGLFIKAKFEAIAFFLQPIVLKLSNIGLLLGLVVRLVIHFNDIVSLLQTGAILVCVVFIVFSFSVGYLLGGPGIDTQRVLGVGTAQRNFAAALLVGTSNFDDPNVVSLIMVTSLLMLIIVLIAGQKFTQIEEAKILEIEQAKVS; from the coding sequence ATGAACGAAATCTTTTCACTAATCGATAAGCTAGCATTCCTCACATTCATTGTTGCGACCATGCTGGGTACTGGGTTACGTCTAACTGTACAGCAGATTTGGGAACCACTCCGCAACACTCGTTTAGTCATCTTGTCCCTAGTTGCAAATTTTATTCTCGTACCGCTTTTTGTGTATCTGCTTCTACAAGTAGTACCTCTGAGCGAACCCTTGAAAGATGGTTTCATCATCATGGCAATAGCAGCAGGGCCTCCGGCTTTACCCAAACTGGCGCAGATCGTAAAAGGTAATATCGCTTTCTCTACAGGATTGATGATGTTACTAATGCTTGGCACAATCTTCTATATGCCGATCGCACTACCCTTAGTTTTGGAAGGCGTGGAAGTCAACTCATGGGACATTGCCAAACCCTTGCTGTTTTTGATGTTAAGCCCGTTAGCGATTGGGTTATTTATCAAAGCCAAGTTTGAAGCGATCGCCTTTTTTCTCCAGCCAATAGTCTTAAAATTATCCAATATTGGATTACTCTTAGGTCTAGTAGTCAGGCTGGTAATACATTTCAACGATATTGTCAGTTTATTACAAACCGGTGCAATCCTTGTTTGTGTCGTCTTTATTGTATTTTCCTTTAGTGTGGGTTATCTTTTGGGCGGGCCTGGTATCGATACCCAAAGAGTGCTAGGAGTCGGAACAGCCCAACGGAATTTTGCCGCAGCTTTATTAGTGGGTACAAGCAATTTCGATGATCCAAACGTGGTCAGCCTGATCATGGTGACGAGTTTATTAATGTTGATTATAGTTCTCATCGCTGGACAAAAGTTTACACAAATCGAAGAGGCAAAGATTCTAGAAATCGAGCAAGCAAAGGTTTCTTGA
- a CDS encoding glycoside hydrolase family 10 protein: MKRFLKWCVEFASWWNIRQSRKSGLFAAIVTLSVVATVMLSFPLNAQINLPTTPTSELRGVWLTNIDSDVLFERDRLKGSLQRLDELNFNTIYPAVWNWGYTLYPSKVAAKVIGRSLDPTPGLQGRDILKEIVDVGHQKGLTVIPWFEFGFMAPADSLLAKNRPQWLTSRRDGTRIVKDGKDDRVWLNLFRPEVQQFIQDLIVEIVRNYNIDGIQFDDHFGLPSELGYDAYTVALYKKEHRGKAPSKDSQNPEWVSWRANKITEFMKRVFKTIKATKKDCLVSVAPNPQRFSYNFFLADWQKWERLGIVEDLVLQIYRDDLNVFTSELEYPEVKVAKRHIPVSVGVLAGLKNKSIPMQQIQTQVQKVRDRNFAGVSFFFYESLWNMSKEKPQERQTGFQKIFPTSVAYPNLLTGWKPFS; this comes from the coding sequence ATGAAAAGATTTCTCAAGTGGTGTGTTGAGTTTGCTTCTTGGTGGAATATTCGCCAAAGCAGAAAGTCTGGGTTGTTTGCCGCTATAGTTACCTTGAGTGTGGTAGCTACGGTGATGCTATCATTCCCTTTGAATGCTCAAATTAATCTGCCGACAACGCCGACATCTGAGTTAAGGGGAGTCTGGTTAACAAATATTGATAGTGATGTGTTATTTGAGCGCGATCGCCTCAAGGGATCTTTGCAACGCCTTGATGAACTCAATTTTAACACAATATATCCGGCGGTTTGGAATTGGGGATATACATTGTATCCTAGCAAAGTTGCAGCCAAAGTTATCGGGCGATCGCTTGATCCTACACCCGGATTGCAAGGGCGAGATATCCTCAAAGAAATTGTTGATGTGGGGCATCAAAAAGGGTTAACAGTCATTCCCTGGTTTGAATTTGGCTTCATGGCACCAGCCGATTCTCTGTTAGCTAAAAATCGTCCCCAATGGCTCACTAGCCGCAGGGATGGAACTCGCATTGTCAAAGATGGGAAGGATGATCGCGTTTGGCTAAATCTCTTTCGCCCAGAAGTCCAACAATTTATTCAAGATTTAATCGTTGAAATTGTGAGAAACTACAATATCGATGGTATTCAATTTGATGACCATTTTGGCTTACCATCAGAATTAGGCTACGATGCTTATACAGTGGCACTTTATAAAAAAGAACACCGTGGTAAAGCCCCCTCCAAAGACTCTCAAAATCCAGAATGGGTGAGTTGGAGAGCTAACAAAATCACCGAGTTTATGAAACGGGTATTCAAAACCATCAAAGCTACTAAAAAAGATTGCCTGGTTTCCGTTGCTCCTAATCCTCAACGTTTTTCCTACAATTTCTTTTTAGCAGACTGGCAGAAGTGGGAAAGGTTAGGAATTGTTGAAGACTTAGTTTTGCAGATATATCGGGATGATTTGAATGTTTTTACCAGCGAATTAGAATATCCAGAAGTGAAAGTGGCAAAGAGGCATATTCCGGTAAGTGTGGGCGTTTTAGCTGGATTAAAAAACAAATCTATACCAATGCAACAGATTCAGACACAAGTGCAAAAAGTCCGCGATCGCAATTTTGCCGGAGTCTCTTTCTTTTTCTATGAATCCCTCTGGAACATGAGCAAAGAAAAGCCCCAAGAGCGTCAAACTGGTTTCCAGAAAATCTTCCCCACATCAGTAGCTTACCCGAATTTGCTAACAGGTTGGAAACCGTTCAGTTAA
- a CDS encoding formylglycine-generating enzyme family protein: MSKPVKNCCFLSLITLFFVLFINCPAFAVTIDITQSNCPQGMVLIPEGSFKMGSDNSDFVEERSAENVTVTPFCIDKYEVTNAQFAKFVQATGYVTVAERPLSKEQFPNLPDEQRLPGSLVFQMAKSGTKQVSFLSWWYWTPGANWQHPFGPDSAIATKSQYPVVHIAYEDAAAYAKWAEKSLPTEAQWEYAARGGLDGATYAWGDQYSEKKANTWQGIFPFFNTQADGYVGTAPIGSFPPNGYGLYDMTGNVWELTSDWFGLGHNSKAHRINPTGPKESFDPNKATEIALHVIKGGSYLCAPNYCSRFRPAARESQTPDTGTTHIGFRLVKNLS; the protein is encoded by the coding sequence ATGTCAAAGCCAGTAAAAAATTGTTGTTTTCTAAGTTTGATAACCTTATTCTTCGTTCTATTCATTAACTGTCCAGCATTCGCAGTCACGATTGACATCACACAAAGCAACTGTCCTCAAGGGATGGTGCTGATTCCAGAAGGCAGTTTCAAGATGGGGTCAGATAATTCTGATTTTGTCGAAGAGCGATCGGCAGAGAATGTAACAGTTACTCCCTTCTGCATTGACAAATACGAGGTAACAAACGCCCAATTTGCGAAGTTTGTCCAAGCAACGGGATATGTGACAGTTGCAGAGCGTCCATTGTCTAAGGAACAGTTTCCTAACTTACCAGATGAGCAGCGATTACCAGGTTCCTTAGTGTTTCAGATGGCCAAGTCAGGCACAAAACAAGTGTCCTTTTTGAGTTGGTGGTATTGGACTCCTGGGGCAAATTGGCAGCATCCCTTTGGCCCCGACAGCGCGATCGCTACAAAATCTCAATATCCAGTCGTTCACATCGCCTACGAAGATGCCGCAGCCTACGCTAAATGGGCAGAGAAATCGTTACCCACCGAAGCCCAATGGGAATATGCTGCCCGTGGTGGCTTGGATGGTGCAACCTATGCCTGGGGCGATCAATATTCTGAGAAAAAAGCCAATACCTGGCAAGGAATCTTTCCCTTTTTCAATACGCAAGCTGATGGTTATGTCGGTACTGCTCCCATTGGCTCTTTTCCACCCAATGGATATGGTCTTTACGACATGACCGGCAACGTCTGGGAATTGACCTCCGACTGGTTTGGTTTGGGACACAACAGCAAAGCCCATCGGATAAATCCCACAGGCCCAAAAGAAAGTTTTGACCCAAATAAAGCTACAGAAATTGCCCTACACGTTATTAAAGGAGGCTCTTACCTATGTGCCCCAAACTATTGCAGCCGCTTTCGTCCAGCCGCGCGAGAATCTCAAACCCCCGATACAGGGACAACTCATATTGGGTTTCGCTTGGTGAAGAATCTGAGTTGA
- a CDS encoding arylsulfatase produces MSPIDSTVLVLRAIAIYVLIVLLAVTEPALADTSKVLPIPEQSFKGKIGITYKESKQDFPQVNAAPAAAPNVLLILLDDVGFGQASTFGGPVETPNLTRLAERGLRYNQFHTTALCSPTRAALLTGRNHHSVNTGVVSELATGYPGYTTILPKSAATVAEVLRQNGYNTAAFGKWHNTPDYETSAAGPFDRWPTGLGFEYFYGFLGGDTNQWSPALVENTKRIEKPANNPDYHLTPDLVDHAIAWIRSQQSIAPDKPFFTYFATGATHAPHHAPKAWIDKYQGKFAQGWDKLREETFARQKQLGVIPENALLTPRPKELPAWDSLSAEEQKLYAHMAEVFAGFLGHTDHEVGRLIDAIAQLGELDNTLVIYIAGDNGASAEGGLTGSVNELKVFNGVPENFQELLAAYNDLGSPKTFNHFPAAWAWAVNTPFQWTKQIASHFGGTRNPLVISWGDQIKDQGGLRSQFHHVIDVAPTILEAAGITTPTKVNGVKQQAIEGTSLVYTFDNPESPSHRKTQYFEMLGNRAIYDEGWVAAARHRRLPWQGTVAANFDQDPWELYNIEEDFSEANNLAEQNPDKLEKLQKLFLSEARKHQVLPLDDRLFQRFDVNNRPSLAAGRTTFTYYPGVSIPEGSAPNLKNRSFSIKADVDIPESGAEGILLTQGGRFAGWSFFIEDGKPTYAYNLANTARYIIQSSEKLPAGKSAVRFDFEYDGGGVGAGGIGKLLINDKQVAEGRIEKTIAYRLALDETFDVGRDTGTPVVESYQVPFAFTGSLKQVSLEVK; encoded by the coding sequence ATGTCACCCATCGATTCAACAGTTTTAGTTTTGCGTGCGATCGCCATTTACGTCCTCATAGTTCTACTTGCTGTCACCGAACCCGCTCTAGCAGACACATCCAAGGTTCTCCCAATTCCTGAACAGTCTTTCAAGGGGAAAATTGGCATCACCTACAAAGAATCAAAACAGGATTTTCCACAAGTGAACGCCGCGCCAGCAGCAGCCCCCAATGTCCTGCTGATTTTGTTAGATGACGTAGGTTTTGGGCAAGCGAGTACCTTTGGTGGCCCAGTGGAAACCCCTAATTTGACTCGGTTGGCTGAGAGAGGGTTACGTTATAACCAATTTCACACCACAGCCCTTTGCTCACCCACACGGGCAGCTTTGTTGACTGGGCGCAATCACCATTCTGTAAATACAGGAGTAGTTAGCGAGTTAGCAACAGGCTATCCTGGCTATACAACTATCTTGCCTAAGAGTGCCGCCACTGTCGCGGAAGTGTTACGCCAAAACGGTTATAACACGGCTGCTTTCGGCAAATGGCACAATACCCCAGACTATGAAACCAGCGCCGCCGGCCCTTTTGATCGCTGGCCTACAGGGTTAGGATTCGAGTACTTTTATGGATTCCTGGGCGGTGATACTAACCAGTGGAGTCCGGCTTTGGTAGAAAACACCAAGCGGATCGAAAAACCTGCGAATAATCCCGATTATCACTTGACCCCTGACTTAGTAGACCATGCGATCGCCTGGATTCGCTCTCAACAATCTATTGCTCCTGATAAACCTTTCTTTACCTATTTTGCTACTGGTGCAACCCACGCACCTCACCACGCGCCCAAAGCTTGGATTGACAAGTATCAAGGCAAATTTGCTCAGGGATGGGATAAATTGCGAGAAGAAACCTTTGCTCGTCAGAAACAACTAGGTGTGATTCCTGAGAATGCCCTACTGACTCCTCGCCCGAAAGAACTACCAGCTTGGGATTCCCTCTCAGCAGAAGAGCAAAAACTCTATGCTCACATGGCAGAAGTATTTGCCGGATTTTTGGGTCATACAGACCATGAAGTGGGACGGTTGATTGATGCGATCGCTCAACTTGGTGAACTAGATAACACCTTAGTAATTTATATCGCTGGAGACAACGGTGCTAGTGCAGAAGGTGGTTTAACAGGTAGCGTTAATGAACTAAAAGTTTTCAACGGCGTACCCGAAAATTTCCAAGAACTCCTCGCTGCATACAATGACTTGGGGAGTCCCAAGACATTCAACCATTTTCCGGCGGCTTGGGCTTGGGCGGTAAATACTCCTTTCCAATGGACAAAGCAAATCGCTTCTCACTTTGGTGGTACTCGTAATCCTTTGGTAATTTCTTGGGGCGATCAGATCAAAGATCAAGGGGGACTTCGTAGCCAATTTCATCATGTTATTGATGTTGCACCCACCATCTTAGAAGCAGCTGGAATTACTACCCCGACTAAAGTTAATGGAGTCAAACAACAAGCGATCGAAGGTACCAGCCTCGTCTATACCTTTGATAATCCCGAAAGTCCCTCCCATCGCAAAACTCAGTATTTTGAGATGCTGGGAAATCGAGCCATTTATGATGAGGGATGGGTTGCAGCTGCCCGTCATCGGCGTTTGCCTTGGCAAGGTACTGTCGCTGCTAACTTTGATCAAGATCCGTGGGAACTATACAACATTGAAGAAGATTTTAGCGAAGCCAACAATTTAGCCGAACAGAATCCAGACAAGCTGGAAAAACTGCAAAAGCTGTTTCTCTCAGAAGCCCGTAAACATCAAGTCTTACCATTAGACGATCGCCTTTTTCAAAGGTTCGATGTCAACAATCGTCCCAGTCTAGCCGCAGGACGCACAACCTTTACTTATTATCCCGGTGTGAGTATCCCCGAAGGTAGCGCCCCAAACCTCAAAAACAGATCCTTCAGCATCAAAGCTGATGTGGATATTCCAGAAAGTGGCGCAGAAGGTATCCTGTTGACTCAAGGGGGAAGATTTGCCGGTTGGAGCTTTTTTATTGAGGATGGTAAACCAACCTATGCCTACAACTTAGCAAATACTGCTCGTTACATTATCCAGTCATCTGAAAAACTACCCGCAGGTAAATCAGCAGTGCGATTTGATTTTGAGTATGACGGCGGTGGTGTTGGTGCGGGTGGAATCGGCAAGCTATTAATTAACGATAAACAGGTAGCTGAAGGTCGAATTGAAAAAACCATAGCTTACCGTTTGGCGTTAGACGAAACCTTTGATGTTGGTCGAGATACAGGTACTCCTGTTGTTGAATCCTACCAAGTCCCCTTTGCATTCACTGGCAGTTTAAAGCAAGTCAGCCTTGAGGTGAAGTAA
- a CDS encoding tellurite resistance TerB family protein, whose amino-acid sequence MGLFDAVLGTESQTQATLNPAEAFAVIILAATASDGYLSVEQENCIIFVLSRMKLFKGYPREMINRLFDKILGILQGDGFNALFDAAKDSLSQDLREVAFAVATDLVLAEGIVAEEEKNFLNDLYRALGVSSEIAVQIMQVILIKNRG is encoded by the coding sequence ATGGGTCTATTCGACGCTGTGTTGGGCACGGAAAGCCAAACCCAAGCAACACTAAATCCAGCGGAAGCTTTTGCTGTTATTATTTTGGCGGCAACAGCGTCAGATGGTTATCTTTCTGTTGAGCAAGAGAATTGTATCATCTTTGTACTATCTCGGATGAAACTTTTTAAAGGTTATCCTCGTGAGATGATAAACAGGCTGTTTGACAAAATCTTGGGTATTCTCCAGGGCGATGGTTTTAATGCCTTGTTTGATGCAGCAAAAGATTCTCTGTCTCAAGACTTGCGAGAAGTAGCCTTTGCAGTAGCCACTGATTTAGTTCTGGCTGAAGGTATTGTAGCTGAAGAAGAAAAAAACTTCTTAAACGATCTATATCGAGCTTTGGGCGTTTCTAGTGAGATTGCAGTGCAAATCATGCAAGTAATCTTAATTAAAAACCGGGGATAG